In a single window of the Pseudoxanthomonas sp. F37 genome:
- a CDS encoding sugar kinase, giving the protein MGTIVCFGELLLRLGAPGRQMLLQSPVLEVHVGGAEANVAVSLARFGHDARMVGVVADNALGEAALGELRRHRVDTRAVQQAAGRMGLYFLTPGAIQRPSEVLYDRADSAFARIGGGTHDWPALLAGADWLHVSGVTPALGQRAADGVLMAVRAARAAGTKVSFDGNFRPKLWEAWGGDAPTILRGLMAEADLLFASHRDLQVVLGLEFPQATPQERFAAGAAAAFQAFPHLRQMAATVRVQRSVDHHVISAITALRDGALHTTAARDVSPIVDRIGTGDAFAAGVLHGGLAGLSAQAALDFGVAAACLKHSLPGDFNLVGAADVHALLGENALDVKR; this is encoded by the coding sequence ATGGGAACGATCGTCTGCTTTGGTGAGCTGCTGCTGCGGCTGGGCGCGCCTGGCCGCCAGATGCTGTTGCAGTCGCCGGTGCTGGAGGTCCACGTCGGGGGCGCGGAAGCGAACGTGGCCGTGTCGCTGGCGCGCTTCGGCCATGACGCGCGCATGGTCGGCGTGGTCGCCGACAATGCGCTGGGCGAGGCCGCGCTCGGCGAACTGCGCCGGCATCGTGTCGATACGCGCGCGGTGCAGCAGGCCGCGGGACGCATGGGGCTGTACTTCCTCACGCCCGGCGCCATCCAGCGACCGAGCGAGGTGCTCTACGACCGCGCGGACTCGGCTTTCGCGCGCATCGGCGGCGGCACCCACGACTGGCCTGCGCTGCTGGCGGGCGCGGACTGGTTGCATGTCTCCGGCGTGACGCCCGCGCTGGGCCAGAGGGCGGCGGACGGCGTGCTGATGGCGGTCAGGGCCGCGCGCGCCGCCGGGACGAAGGTGTCCTTCGACGGCAACTTCCGGCCGAAGTTGTGGGAAGCCTGGGGCGGCGACGCGCCCACGATCCTGCGCGGACTGATGGCCGAAGCCGACCTGCTGTTCGCCAGCCACCGCGACCTGCAGGTGGTGCTGGGCCTGGAGTTCCCGCAGGCGACGCCGCAGGAGCGGTTCGCTGCCGGCGCGGCCGCGGCGTTCCAGGCGTTCCCGCACCTGCGCCAGATGGCGGCCACCGTGCGCGTGCAGCGCAGCGTGGACCACCACGTCATCTCCGCCATCACGGCCCTGCGCGATGGCGCGCTGCACACCACGGCGGCGCGGGACGTCTCGCCGATCGTCGACCGCATCGGCACCGGCGATGCGTTCGCGGCGGGCGTGCTGCATGGCGGCCTGGCCGGCCTGTCGGCGCAGGCAGCGCTGGACTTCGGGGTGGCGGCGGCCTGCCTCAAGCACTCCCTGCCGGGCGACTTCAATCTGGTGGGTGCAGCCGACGTACACGCCCT